The sequence below is a genomic window from Myxococcales bacterium.
CGGGGAAGCGCGCGAACAGCTCCTCGGTCTTGAGCAAGAGGTCGTCGAAGTCCATCGCCCCGCTGGTGCGCAGGTGCTCCTGGTAACGACGGTAGGCCATGGCCGCGAGCTGGGCCTTGTCGTTCTCGGCGGTCTCCTCCGCGGCGTCCGGCCGGGTGGAGGTGCCCTTCCAAGCGCTGATGGCGGCGATCAGATCTCCGGGGCGCAGCTTCTCGTGTCCGACCCGGATGTCGCGCAAGGCGGAGCGGGCGACCGTCTCCTGATCACCGCGGTCGTAGATGGAAAACTCCTTGGGGTAGCCGAGTTTGTCGGCGTGCCGCCGGAGCACGCGCACACACAAGGAGTGAAAGGTGGAGATCTCGGGGCCGGCCTCGCCGCGCCGGCGTTTGGTCTTGATCAGGGCCATCGCGCGCTCTTTCATCTCGCGCGCGGCCTTGTTGGTGAAGGTGACGGCCAGGATGCGACTGGGTTTGATCCCGCTCTTTATCAGCGCCGCGATGCGGAAGGTGATCACGCGGGTCTTGCCGGTGCCGGCGCCGGCGAGCACGAGCAGCGGCCCCGACAGCGTGGTCACGGCGGCGCGCTGCGGCGGGTTCAGCTTGGGTTCGGGCATCAAGGCGGAGTCAGCCGAATAGGGACGGTGGCTCCGAGGGTCAAGCCCCATCGTCGACTTGATGGGCCCGAGATGTCAGTATGCTGCGGCTCGACGATTTTTGATTTTCTGGCGCGCATGCTGAGCGATAACGTGTTCGAAATTCGCCCGGGTGTGCGGACACACTTCGGCTGCGGCAGCGTCGAGCGTCTGGCGCGCGCCTGTGAGGCGCGCTACGCCCAGCTCGCGATCGCGCTGGGGGTGGCGGCACCCGGCGTCAGCGACGCCGAGAACGCCATCCGAGCCACCAACGAGGTCGAGCGACTGTCGATGCGGCTCGGTACGGCCCGAACCGCCACCGCGCTCGGCGTGGTCCGCGAGCGGGTGCCCACGCGGGTCGAAGACGCGATGGCTGACTTCGCGCTGTCGGGGACGCCGCGCTTCCCGGATGCGAACGACGTCTTGGCCCTGTACGAGGCTGCGCTGTGACGGCGCCGCAGCGCCTCAGCGTCGAGTCCGGTGCGCACTCGATCTACGCCGAGGTCTGGGGGAGCGCGGGTCCCACGCTGATCCTGGGACACGGTTTCGGGGGGAGCGCGCGCAACTTTCGCCCCCAAGCCCGCGCCCTCGCGAGGGAAAATCGCGTCGTTTTGTTCGACGCGCGCGGGCACGCTCGCAGCTCGGCCCCGCGGGACGCCGAGGCTTACCAACCCGAGTGTTTTGTCGCAGACGTCCTGGCCGTGCTCGACCGAGTCGGCGCAGCGCGGGCCATCGTTGGAGGTCTCAGCATGGGGGCGGGCGTCGCCCTCCGGTTCGCCATCTCACATCCCGAGCGGGTCTCGGGTCTCGTGCTGTCGGCGTTTCCGCGGGCCGTGGAAGAGCCGGCGCACGTGCCCTGGGCCCTCGGCTTCGCGGACGCGATCGAGAAGCATGGCATCGAGTCGGCGGGCGCCGAGTTGATCTGGCGGCGCTTCGACGACAAGACCGCCGATCTGATCCGGCGCGGGTTCATCGAGCACTCGCCGCACGGGTTGGTCAACACGCTGCGAGAGCTGATCGCCGTGCAGCCGGGACCGGCCTCGATGCCAGAGTTGCCGGGCCTGGCCATTCCGACGTTGGTCGTCGTCGGCTCCCTCGACAGCGCGTCCCTCGCTCCCTGTCGGGTGCTCGCCGAGCGCATTCCGGGCGCGGAGTGGGTCGAGATCGCAGGGGGGGGGCACATCATCAACCTCAGCCACGGCGCCGAATACAACGGCGCTCTTCGGGGTTTCCTCTCACGAATTGCCCGGCCTGCCGGGGCCGCAGGGTCCCCATCTGGCCCTCCTGACGAGCGGGCGGTACGATGAGAGACGCGCCGTGGTCCGCCTTCCCAAGCTAGCGCTCGCCGTTACTGCCGGCGCCCTCTTCTTGGGCAGTCCCGTCGCCGCGCGGGCGGCGGACGACGCTGCGAAGGCGGATGCGGCTCGTAAGTTCAAGGCCGGAGAGAAGGCCTTCAAGCGCCACGAGTATGCGGCCGCGGCCCGGGCCTTCGAGGAGGCCTACACGATCGCGCCGCATCCGGCCGCGCTGTTCAACGCTGCGACCGCGTATCAAAAGGCAGGGCAGCTGACCCGGGCGGCCAACCTCTGCGCGCGTTATCTCCGCGACGCCCCTGAAGACGACTCCCGGCGCGAAAAAGCCAACGGCTTGATCGGCGAGTTGATCCCCAAGCTCGGGCGCATCCAGGTGATGGATCACGGGGCCAAGAACGTCGAGATCGACGGCAAGGCGTTGGAATCGGAGCTGACCTACGTCGACCCTGGCGATCACCTGGTGAGCGGTGAGTTCGGCGATCGCACCGTGCAGCGCAAGCTGACGATCGTCGCCGGCAGTGTGGTCAAGGTCGCGATCGATCCGCCCAAACACAAGGCCAGCGGACTGGAAGAGGAGGGCGTGCCCGATGAGCCTGCGCCCAAACCGGATGTCGAACGCGACGCCGGCAGTGACAAGGGCATGGGTCCGACGTTGTTCTACGTCGGGCTGGGGCTCACCGCGGTGCTCGGCGGAGTGTCGGCGTGGAGCGGTCTCGACACCAACTCCGCCCGGAAGGACTACGACGCGAACCCAACCCCGGACGGCCTGGACGATGGCCGCGCCAAACAACGCCGGACCAACTTGCTGATCGGCACGACGGCCGTGGTCGGGGTCAGTACGGTCGTCGTCGGCGTATTTTTCACCAACTGGAAAGGGCGCAAGCAGCCGGCCTCGGCCCCGGAAGACACGGCGCTCGTCTTGGGCCCCGGCTTTGTCGGCGCGCGGGGCCGCTTCTGATGGCCACGGACCTCGATCCCGACGCCGCAGCTTCGCTGGAAGAGCTCACGATGAGCGAGATCGAGCTGACTCGGGCGCTCGATGCCCGGGACGCTCAGCCGTCGAGCCCCACCCACACCCAGCCGGCAATGCGCGCACCCCAGGTGCAGCAGGTCGGGCGCTACGAGCTCTTGATCGAAGTCGCCTCCGGCGGCATGGCGACCGTGTACGTCGGCCGTCAGCACGGCGCCGGTGGGTTCGAGCGCTTGGTTGCGATCAAGCGCATGCACCCGCACATCGGCGCGGATCCCGAGCTGGCCGCGTCGTTCATGGACGAGGCGCGCATCGCGTCCCTGATCCGGCACCCCAACGTCGTCAACGTCCAGGACGTGCACGATGCCGGCGGCGAGCACCTGTTGGTGATGGACTACGTCGACGGGCCGAGCCTCGCGGGTGTGATGCGGGCGGCGCGCAAGCGGGGCGAGCGCATCTCGCGCCCGGCGGCCATCCGTATCCTCGTGGACTCGCTGGCCGGGCTCCACGCTGCGCATGAGCTCCTGAACATGGATGGCGTGCCCCTCGGCGTGGTTCATCGCGACGCGACTCCGCACAACCTCTTGCTCGGCAGCGACGGCACCGTGCGGCTCACCGACTTCGGGATCGCCAAGGCCGCGGAGCGTTCGGTGCACACCGCCACGGGCCTGGCCAAGGGGAAGTTTCGCTACATGGCGCCGGAGCAGGCGCGGGGCGGAGCGATCGATCGGCGCGTGGACATCTTCGCGATGGGGATCGTCGCGTGGGAGCT
It includes:
- a CDS encoding iron-containing alcohol dehydrogenase, with product MLSDNVFEIRPGVRTHFGCGSVERLARACEARYAQLAIALGVAAPGVSDAENAIRATNEVERLSMRLGTARTATALGVVRERVPTRVEDAMADFALSGTPRFPDANDVLALYEAAL
- a CDS encoding alpha/beta fold hydrolase, with translation MTAPQRLSVESGAHSIYAEVWGSAGPTLILGHGFGGSARNFRPQARALARENRVVLFDARGHARSSAPRDAEAYQPECFVADVLAVLDRVGAARAIVGGLSMGAGVALRFAISHPERVSGLVLSAFPRAVEEPAHVPWALGFADAIEKHGIESAGAELIWRRFDDKTADLIRRGFIEHSPHGLVNTLRELIAVQPGPASMPELPGLAIPTLVVVGSLDSASLAPCRVLAERIPGAEWVEIAGGGHIINLSHGAEYNGALRGFLSRIARPAGAAGSPSGPPDERAVR
- a CDS encoding tetratricopeptide repeat protein: MVRLPKLALAVTAGALFLGSPVAARAADDAAKADAARKFKAGEKAFKRHEYAAAARAFEEAYTIAPHPAALFNAATAYQKAGQLTRAANLCARYLRDAPEDDSRREKANGLIGELIPKLGRIQVMDHGAKNVEIDGKALESELTYVDPGDHLVSGEFGDRTVQRKLTIVAGSVVKVAIDPPKHKASGLEEEGVPDEPAPKPDVERDAGSDKGMGPTLFYVGLGLTAVLGGVSAWSGLDTNSARKDYDANPTPDGLDDGRAKQRRTNLLIGTTAVVGVSTVVVGVFFTNWKGRKQPASAPEDTALVLGPGFVGARGRF